GGTCTGTTGAAGACAACTTCTGGGAAATGGGTGACCAAGGCCCCTGTGGTCCATGTTCAGAGATACATTACGACAGAATCGGCGGAAGAAATGcagcttctttggtgaaCCAAGATGATCCTGATGTATTAGAAATTTGGAACATTGTGTTTATTCAGTTCAACCGTGAAGCAGACGGCTCCTTGAAGCCTCTCCCCTCTAAGCACATTGACACAGGTATGGGATTTGAGAGATTGGTTTctattcttcaaaatgtaAGATCAAACTATGACACCGATGTTTTCGATCCTCTGTTCACGaagattcaagaaattACTGGTGTAAGGCCCTACTCTGgccattttggaaaggaagatATGGACGGTATTGACACTGCGTATCGTGTTTTGGCTGACCACGTTCGTACCCTGACCTTTTCCTTGGCCGATGGTGGTGTTCCAAACAATGAGGGTAGAGGCTACGTTTTGCGTCGTATTTTACGTCGTGGTGCTCGTTATGCTAGAAAATATATGAACTACCCAATTGGAAAGTTCTTTTCTCAACTGGCTCCAGCTTTAATTGAACAAGTAAAAGAGACCTTCCCAGAAGTTGATAAGAACTTTGACACCATTGCTGAGATTTtagatgaggaagaagcttctttttctagAACATTAGACCGTGGTGAGAGATTGTTCGAACAGTATGCCATCATTGCATCCAAGACACCAGAACAAACATTGGCTGGAAGAGACGTATGGAGGTTGTATGACACATACGGATTTCCTGTTGATTTGACTAGATTGATGGCTGAAGAAACAGGTCTCAAGATTGATGACGAAGGCTTTGAGATTGCAAAAGAAGCTTCAAGAGAAGCATCTAAAGGTAACGGAAAGACCCAAGGCAAAGAATTGGTTAAACTTGACGTCCATGTTTTGGGCgagctggaaaaaaattctgAAGTTCCAAAGACTGATGACTCTTACAAGTATGGAACCAAGAACATTGAGGCTTCTATCGTTGCCATTTACAACGGTAAGGAACTGATTCAGTCGACTTCTGAAGTTGCCGACGACCAACAGTTAGGAATTCTACTCGACAAGACCCCCTTCTATGCTGAACAAGGTGGTCAGATATACGATACGGGTAAGATTGTCATTGATGGCGTTGCTGAATTCAACGTTGAGAACGTACAATCCTATGCGGGCTATGTATTGCATACCGGTtatgttgaagaaggtgTTCTATCAGTTTCTGACAAAATCATTGCTGGCTATGATGAACTGCGCCGCTGGCCCATCAAGAATAACCATACTGGTACAcatattttgaattttgCTCTAAGAGACGTCTTAGGtgatgatgttgaacaaaagGGTTCCCTTGTTGCTCCAGAGAAGCTCCGTTTTGACTTTTCTCACAAAAAAGCTTTGACCCTTAGTGAATTGCAAAAAGTAGAAGACATCTCCAACGAAgtgatcaagaagaatgtACCAGTATTTGCCAGCGACGTCACGTTAGCCGTCGGTAAGGAGATCAATGGTCTGAGAGCTGTTTTTGGTGAAACGTATCCAGATCCGGTCCGTGTCGTCTCCATCGGAGTTCCAGTTGAAGAGCTGGTGAAGAATCCTTCGAACGCTGAATGGCACAATGCTTCTATTGAGTTTTGTGGAGGTACACATGTAGCTAAGACTGGTGATATCAAGGACTTTGTTATCATTGAAGAGAGTGGTATTGCCAAAGGAATAAGGCGTATCGTTGCAGTCACCAGCACTGAGGCTCATACCGTGCAGCGCATTGCCAGGGAAAAGAATGATCAATTGGATGCCATTGCAAAGATGAGCTTTGGCGAGGCtaaggagaagaaactcaaagaattcaacGTTGCACTGGGTAAATTGCAAATTTCCGTTCTTGCCAAGAACGACCTAAAGACCAAGTTTACCAACATTGAGAAGGTTGTCAAGGATGAGCTGA
This is a stretch of genomic DNA from Komagataella phaffii GS115 chromosome 3, complete sequence. It encodes these proteins:
- a CDS encoding Cytoplasmic alanyl-tRNA synthetase; amino-acid sequence: MLKFPHKGISSIKSKPRIGIIAMSTLASKEWTANKVRSTFFDFFKSKDHTYVPSSSVIPYDDPTLLFTNAGMNQYKPIFLGTVDPSSDFATLKRATNSQKCIRAGGKHNDLEDVGRDSYHHTFFEMLGNWSFGDYFKKEAIGYGWELLTKVYGLEKERLYVSYFGGDAGLGLEPDLEAKEYWKALGVAEDHILPGSVEDNFWEMGDQGPCGPCSEIHYDRIGGRNAASLVNQDDPDVLEIWNIVFIQFNREADGSLKPLPSKHIDTGMGFERLVSILQNVRSNYDTDVFDPLFTKIQEITGVRPYSGHFGKEDMDGIDTAYRVLADHVRTLTFSLADGGVPNNEGRGYVLRRILRRGARYARKYMNYPIGKFFSQLAPALIEQVKETFPEVDKNFDTIAEILDEEEASFSRTLDRGERLFEQYAIIASKTPEQTLAGRDVWRLYDTYGFPVDLTRLMAEETGLKIDDEGFEIAKEASREASKGNGKTQGKELVKLDVHVLGELEKNSEVPKTDDSYKYGTKNIEASIVAIYNGKELIQSTSEVADDQQLGILLDKTPFYAEQGGQIYDTGKIVIDGVAEFNVENVQSYAGYVLHTGYVEEGVLSVSDKIIAGYDELRRWPIKNNHTGTHILNFALRDVLGDDVEQKGSLVAPEKLRFDFSHKKALTLSELQKVEDISNEVIKKNVPVFASDVTLAVGKEINGLRAVFGETYPDPVRVVSIGVPVEELVKNPSNAEWHNASIEFCGGTHVAKTGDIKDFVIIEESGIAKGIRRIVAVTSTEAHTVQRIAREKNDQLDAIAKMSFGEAKEKKLKEFNVALGKLQISVLAKNDLKTKFTNIEKVVKDELKVRQKAESKKTLDTVKDYFNEHEDSPFFVAHVPVSSNAKLLTEAFSYIKKEIPDKSLYLIVGNESEPKIAQGCYVSDNALSKGVVASEVTNVASEFIGGKAGGKGNICQGVGTNPEGINKAIEAVTKILKEKLSI